One segment of Setaria viridis chromosome 4, Setaria_viridis_v4.0, whole genome shotgun sequence DNA contains the following:
- the LOC117852390 gene encoding chaperone protein dnaJ 1, mitochondrial isoform X1 produces MGRFGWLRHASRSLAFCSGEVAAPRSTWIRPDAPCSFTGIYIGDKYYGRFMLTSSVLSRSFHATGHRCSIDKDYYKILGVPKDASQDDIKKAFHSLAKKYHPDTNKGNTATKRMFQEIRDAYETLRDPSKREQYDMLFSRGSRGDFDGSYHDTFSGSNHDPFTEFHRQNDGHFSSKFYKIFSEVFGQDTDMRANDIKVELNLSFNEAANGCIKKVSFSAKNVCDSCGGRGHLANAKRYVCLSCNGLGRVTNYPFTSTCGVCRGVGKVIKDYCLTCKGSGVVDGMKHVEVNLPAGIDSGDTIHVREAGDSGGLGTEHGSLYITIQVANDPVFTRDGADIHVDRKISFTQAMLGGKVEVPTLNGKTEVKIPKGVQPGQVVVLRGKGLRNLAGYSGDQYVRFLIHFPSLVYDVLSAVWLLNVNVRCWKNLQWRKLQKNKTLLWWETGFISSSLLVNTYRWELVAENMTGQKVMIGVGILILIHMILSKAVS; encoded by the exons atgGGCCGGTTCGGGTGGCTCCGGCACGCCTCCAGATCTCTCGCGTTCTGTTCAGGCGAG GTGGCTGCGCCGAGGAGCACATGGATTCGGCCGGATGCGC CTTGCAGCTTTACTGGTATCTATATTGGTGATAAGTACTATGGCCGATTCATGCTGACATCATCTGTATTGAGCAGGAGTTTTCATGCTACAG GTCACCGTTGTTCGATAGATAAAGATTATTACAAAATTCTTGGTGTTCCTAAGGATGCATCGCAGGATGACATCAAGAAGGCTTTTCATTCT CTTGCAAAAAAGTACCATCCGGACACAAATAAAGGCAATACTGCTACAAAAAGGATGTTTCAGGAAATAAGAGATGCATACGAG ACATTACGGGATCCTTCAAAGAGAGAGCAATATGACATG CTATTTTCTAGAGGGTCAAGGGGGGATTTTGATGGATCCTATCATGACACATTCTCAGGATCCAACCATGACCCTTTCACAGAATTCCACAGACAGAATGATGGCCATTTCTCTAGTAAATTCTATAAAATATTTTCTGAG GTTTTTGGACAAGACACAGATATGCGTGCAAATGATATTAAG GTAGAGTTGAATCTATCTTTCAATGAAGCTGCCAACGGGTGCATAAAGAAGGTGTCTTTTAGTGCAAAAAATGTTTGTGATTCATGTG GTGGGAGAGGTCATTTGGCAAATGCAAAGAGATATGTTTGTCTCTCATGTAATGGTTTAGGAAGA GTCACTAACTATCCATTCACATCCACCTGTGGTGTTTGCAGAGGTGTTGGGAAAGTAATTAAG GATTACTGCTTGACATGCAAAGGTTCAGGGGTGGTAGATGGTATGAAACATGTAGAAGTGAATCTCCCAGCAG GAATTGATTCTGGTGATACAATTCATGTACGGGAGGCTGGAGATAGTGGTGGACTTGGCACCGAACATGGAAGTCTATACATCACAATTCAA GTAGCAAATGATCCGGTGTTTACGCGAGATGGTGCTGACATACATGTCGATAGAAAGATAAGCTTCACACAG GCAATGCTTGGTGGAAAAGTTGAAGTACCTACTTTAAATGGGAAAACAGAAGTGAAG ATACCCAAAGGAGTTCAACCAGGTCAAGTTGTAGTTTTAAGGGGAAAAG GATTGCGAAATCTGGCAGGATACTCTGGGGACCAATATGTACGATTCTTAATTCATTTCCCCTC TTTGGTTTATGATGTACTATCTGCAGTGTGGTTACTGAACGTCAACGTGCGCTGCTGGAAGAATTTGCAGTGGAGGAAGCTACAAAAGAACAAAACACTTCTATGGTGGGAAACTG GCTTTATCAGCAGCTCTCTACTGGTTAATACTTACAGGTGGGAGCTAGTCGCAGAAAATATGACAGGACAAAAAGTCATGATCGGAGTCGGCATCCTCATACTGATTCACATGATACTGAGCAAGGCTGTGAGCTAA
- the LOC117852390 gene encoding chaperone protein dnaJ 1, mitochondrial isoform X2 produces the protein MGRFGWLRHASRSLAFCSGEVAAPRSTWIRPDAPCSFTGIYIGDKYYGRFMLTSSVLSRSFHATGHRCSIDKDYYKILGVPKDASQDDIKKAFHSLAKKYHPDTNKGNTATKRMFQEIRDAYETLRDPSKREQYDMLFSRGSRGDFDGSYHDTFSGSNHDPFTEFHRQNDGHFSSKFYKIFSEVFGQDTDMRANDIKVELNLSFNEAANGCIKKVSFSAKNVCDSCGGRGHLANAKRYVCLSCNGLGRVTNYPFTSTCGVCRGVGKVIKDYCLTCKGSGVVDGMKHVEVNLPAGIDSGDTIHVREAGDSGGLGTEHGSLYITIQVANDPVFTRDGADIHVDRKISFTQAMLGGKVEVPTLNGKTEVKIPKGVQPGQVVVLRGKGLRNLAGYSGDQYVRFLIHFPSVVTERQRALLEEFAVEEATKEQNTSMVGNWWELVAENMTGQKVMIGVGILILIHMILSKAVS, from the exons atgGGCCGGTTCGGGTGGCTCCGGCACGCCTCCAGATCTCTCGCGTTCTGTTCAGGCGAG GTGGCTGCGCCGAGGAGCACATGGATTCGGCCGGATGCGC CTTGCAGCTTTACTGGTATCTATATTGGTGATAAGTACTATGGCCGATTCATGCTGACATCATCTGTATTGAGCAGGAGTTTTCATGCTACAG GTCACCGTTGTTCGATAGATAAAGATTATTACAAAATTCTTGGTGTTCCTAAGGATGCATCGCAGGATGACATCAAGAAGGCTTTTCATTCT CTTGCAAAAAAGTACCATCCGGACACAAATAAAGGCAATACTGCTACAAAAAGGATGTTTCAGGAAATAAGAGATGCATACGAG ACATTACGGGATCCTTCAAAGAGAGAGCAATATGACATG CTATTTTCTAGAGGGTCAAGGGGGGATTTTGATGGATCCTATCATGACACATTCTCAGGATCCAACCATGACCCTTTCACAGAATTCCACAGACAGAATGATGGCCATTTCTCTAGTAAATTCTATAAAATATTTTCTGAG GTTTTTGGACAAGACACAGATATGCGTGCAAATGATATTAAG GTAGAGTTGAATCTATCTTTCAATGAAGCTGCCAACGGGTGCATAAAGAAGGTGTCTTTTAGTGCAAAAAATGTTTGTGATTCATGTG GTGGGAGAGGTCATTTGGCAAATGCAAAGAGATATGTTTGTCTCTCATGTAATGGTTTAGGAAGA GTCACTAACTATCCATTCACATCCACCTGTGGTGTTTGCAGAGGTGTTGGGAAAGTAATTAAG GATTACTGCTTGACATGCAAAGGTTCAGGGGTGGTAGATGGTATGAAACATGTAGAAGTGAATCTCCCAGCAG GAATTGATTCTGGTGATACAATTCATGTACGGGAGGCTGGAGATAGTGGTGGACTTGGCACCGAACATGGAAGTCTATACATCACAATTCAA GTAGCAAATGATCCGGTGTTTACGCGAGATGGTGCTGACATACATGTCGATAGAAAGATAAGCTTCACACAG GCAATGCTTGGTGGAAAAGTTGAAGTACCTACTTTAAATGGGAAAACAGAAGTGAAG ATACCCAAAGGAGTTCAACCAGGTCAAGTTGTAGTTTTAAGGGGAAAAG GATTGCGAAATCTGGCAGGATACTCTGGGGACCAATATGTACGATTCTTAATTCATTTCCCCTC TGTGGTTACTGAACGTCAACGTGCGCTGCTGGAAGAATTTGCAGTGGAGGAAGCTACAAAAGAACAAAACACTTCTATGGTGGGAAACTG GTGGGAGCTAGTCGCAGAAAATATGACAGGACAAAAAGTCATGATCGGAGTCGGCATCCTCATACTGATTCACATGATACTGAGCAAGGCTGTGAGCTAA
- the LOC117852390 gene encoding chaperone protein dnaJ 1, mitochondrial isoform X3 yields MGRFGWLRHASRSLAFCSGEVAAPRSTWIRPDAPCSFTGIYIGDKYYGRFMLTSSVLSRSFHATGHRCSIDKDYYKILGVPKDASQDDIKKAFHSLAKKYHPDTNKGNTATKRMFQEIRDAYETLRDPSKREQYDMLFSRGSRGDFDGSYHDTFSGSNHDPFTEFHRQNDGHFSSKFYKIFSEVFGQDTDMRANDIKVELNLSFNEAANGCIKKVSFSAKNVCDSCGGRGHLANAKRYVCLSCNGLGRVTNYPFTSTCGVCRGVGKVIKDYCLTCKGSGVVDGMKHVEVNLPAGIDSGDTIHVREAGDSGGLGTEHGSLYITIQVANDPVFTRDGADIHVDRKISFTQAMLGGKVEVPTLNGKTEVKIPKGVQPGQVVVLRGKGLRNLAGYSGDQYVRFLIHFPSLVYDVLSAVWLLNVNVRCWKNLQWRKLQKNKTLLWWETGGS; encoded by the exons atgGGCCGGTTCGGGTGGCTCCGGCACGCCTCCAGATCTCTCGCGTTCTGTTCAGGCGAG GTGGCTGCGCCGAGGAGCACATGGATTCGGCCGGATGCGC CTTGCAGCTTTACTGGTATCTATATTGGTGATAAGTACTATGGCCGATTCATGCTGACATCATCTGTATTGAGCAGGAGTTTTCATGCTACAG GTCACCGTTGTTCGATAGATAAAGATTATTACAAAATTCTTGGTGTTCCTAAGGATGCATCGCAGGATGACATCAAGAAGGCTTTTCATTCT CTTGCAAAAAAGTACCATCCGGACACAAATAAAGGCAATACTGCTACAAAAAGGATGTTTCAGGAAATAAGAGATGCATACGAG ACATTACGGGATCCTTCAAAGAGAGAGCAATATGACATG CTATTTTCTAGAGGGTCAAGGGGGGATTTTGATGGATCCTATCATGACACATTCTCAGGATCCAACCATGACCCTTTCACAGAATTCCACAGACAGAATGATGGCCATTTCTCTAGTAAATTCTATAAAATATTTTCTGAG GTTTTTGGACAAGACACAGATATGCGTGCAAATGATATTAAG GTAGAGTTGAATCTATCTTTCAATGAAGCTGCCAACGGGTGCATAAAGAAGGTGTCTTTTAGTGCAAAAAATGTTTGTGATTCATGTG GTGGGAGAGGTCATTTGGCAAATGCAAAGAGATATGTTTGTCTCTCATGTAATGGTTTAGGAAGA GTCACTAACTATCCATTCACATCCACCTGTGGTGTTTGCAGAGGTGTTGGGAAAGTAATTAAG GATTACTGCTTGACATGCAAAGGTTCAGGGGTGGTAGATGGTATGAAACATGTAGAAGTGAATCTCCCAGCAG GAATTGATTCTGGTGATACAATTCATGTACGGGAGGCTGGAGATAGTGGTGGACTTGGCACCGAACATGGAAGTCTATACATCACAATTCAA GTAGCAAATGATCCGGTGTTTACGCGAGATGGTGCTGACATACATGTCGATAGAAAGATAAGCTTCACACAG GCAATGCTTGGTGGAAAAGTTGAAGTACCTACTTTAAATGGGAAAACAGAAGTGAAG ATACCCAAAGGAGTTCAACCAGGTCAAGTTGTAGTTTTAAGGGGAAAAG GATTGCGAAATCTGGCAGGATACTCTGGGGACCAATATGTACGATTCTTAATTCATTTCCCCTC TTTGGTTTATGATGTACTATCTGCAGTGTGGTTACTGAACGTCAACGTGCGCTGCTGGAAGAATTTGCAGTGGAGGAAGCTACAAAAGAACAAAACACTTCTATGGTGGGAAACTG GTGGGAGCTAG
- the LOC117852390 gene encoding chaperone protein dnaJ 1, mitochondrial isoform X4, producing MGRFGWLRHASRSLAFCSGEVAAPRSTWIRPDAPCSFTGIYIGDKYYGRFMLTSSVLSRSFHATGHRCSIDKDYYKILGVPKDASQDDIKKAFHSLAKKYHPDTNKGNTATKRMFQEIRDAYETLRDPSKREQYDMLFSRGSRGDFDGSYHDTFSGSNHDPFTEFHRQNDGHFSSKFYKIFSEVFGQDTDMRANDIKVELNLSFNEAANGCIKKVSFSAKNVCDSCGGRGHLANAKRYVCLSCNGLGRVTNYPFTSTCGVCRGVGKVIKDYCLTCKGSGVVDGMKHVEVNLPAGIDSGDTIHVREAGDSGGLGTEHGSLYITIQVANDPVFTRDGADIHVDRKISFTQAMLGGKVEVPTLNGKTEVKIPKGVQPGQVVVLRGKGLRNLAGYSGDQYVRFLIHFPSVVTERQRALLEEFAVEEATKEQNTSMVGNWLYQQLSTG from the exons atgGGCCGGTTCGGGTGGCTCCGGCACGCCTCCAGATCTCTCGCGTTCTGTTCAGGCGAG GTGGCTGCGCCGAGGAGCACATGGATTCGGCCGGATGCGC CTTGCAGCTTTACTGGTATCTATATTGGTGATAAGTACTATGGCCGATTCATGCTGACATCATCTGTATTGAGCAGGAGTTTTCATGCTACAG GTCACCGTTGTTCGATAGATAAAGATTATTACAAAATTCTTGGTGTTCCTAAGGATGCATCGCAGGATGACATCAAGAAGGCTTTTCATTCT CTTGCAAAAAAGTACCATCCGGACACAAATAAAGGCAATACTGCTACAAAAAGGATGTTTCAGGAAATAAGAGATGCATACGAG ACATTACGGGATCCTTCAAAGAGAGAGCAATATGACATG CTATTTTCTAGAGGGTCAAGGGGGGATTTTGATGGATCCTATCATGACACATTCTCAGGATCCAACCATGACCCTTTCACAGAATTCCACAGACAGAATGATGGCCATTTCTCTAGTAAATTCTATAAAATATTTTCTGAG GTTTTTGGACAAGACACAGATATGCGTGCAAATGATATTAAG GTAGAGTTGAATCTATCTTTCAATGAAGCTGCCAACGGGTGCATAAAGAAGGTGTCTTTTAGTGCAAAAAATGTTTGTGATTCATGTG GTGGGAGAGGTCATTTGGCAAATGCAAAGAGATATGTTTGTCTCTCATGTAATGGTTTAGGAAGA GTCACTAACTATCCATTCACATCCACCTGTGGTGTTTGCAGAGGTGTTGGGAAAGTAATTAAG GATTACTGCTTGACATGCAAAGGTTCAGGGGTGGTAGATGGTATGAAACATGTAGAAGTGAATCTCCCAGCAG GAATTGATTCTGGTGATACAATTCATGTACGGGAGGCTGGAGATAGTGGTGGACTTGGCACCGAACATGGAAGTCTATACATCACAATTCAA GTAGCAAATGATCCGGTGTTTACGCGAGATGGTGCTGACATACATGTCGATAGAAAGATAAGCTTCACACAG GCAATGCTTGGTGGAAAAGTTGAAGTACCTACTTTAAATGGGAAAACAGAAGTGAAG ATACCCAAAGGAGTTCAACCAGGTCAAGTTGTAGTTTTAAGGGGAAAAG GATTGCGAAATCTGGCAGGATACTCTGGGGACCAATATGTACGATTCTTAATTCATTTCCCCTC TGTGGTTACTGAACGTCAACGTGCGCTGCTGGAAGAATTTGCAGTGGAGGAAGCTACAAAAGAACAAAACACTTCTATGGTGGGAAACTG GCTTTATCAGCAGCTCTCTACTGGTTAA
- the LOC117852390 gene encoding chaperone protein dnaJ 1, mitochondrial isoform X5, with translation MLTSSVLSRSFHATGHRCSIDKDYYKILGVPKDASQDDIKKAFHSLAKKYHPDTNKGNTATKRMFQEIRDAYETLRDPSKREQYDMLFSRGSRGDFDGSYHDTFSGSNHDPFTEFHRQNDGHFSSKFYKIFSEVFGQDTDMRANDIKVELNLSFNEAANGCIKKVSFSAKNVCDSCGGRGHLANAKRYVCLSCNGLGRVTNYPFTSTCGVCRGVGKVIKDYCLTCKGSGVVDGMKHVEVNLPAGIDSGDTIHVREAGDSGGLGTEHGSLYITIQVANDPVFTRDGADIHVDRKISFTQAMLGGKVEVPTLNGKTEVKIPKGVQPGQVVVLRGKGLRNLAGYSGDQYVRFLIHFPSLVYDVLSAVWLLNVNVRCWKNLQWRKLQKNKTLLWWETGFISSSLLVNTYRWELVAENMTGQKVMIGVGILILIHMILSKAVS, from the exons ATGCTGACATCATCTGTATTGAGCAGGAGTTTTCATGCTACAG GTCACCGTTGTTCGATAGATAAAGATTATTACAAAATTCTTGGTGTTCCTAAGGATGCATCGCAGGATGACATCAAGAAGGCTTTTCATTCT CTTGCAAAAAAGTACCATCCGGACACAAATAAAGGCAATACTGCTACAAAAAGGATGTTTCAGGAAATAAGAGATGCATACGAG ACATTACGGGATCCTTCAAAGAGAGAGCAATATGACATG CTATTTTCTAGAGGGTCAAGGGGGGATTTTGATGGATCCTATCATGACACATTCTCAGGATCCAACCATGACCCTTTCACAGAATTCCACAGACAGAATGATGGCCATTTCTCTAGTAAATTCTATAAAATATTTTCTGAG GTTTTTGGACAAGACACAGATATGCGTGCAAATGATATTAAG GTAGAGTTGAATCTATCTTTCAATGAAGCTGCCAACGGGTGCATAAAGAAGGTGTCTTTTAGTGCAAAAAATGTTTGTGATTCATGTG GTGGGAGAGGTCATTTGGCAAATGCAAAGAGATATGTTTGTCTCTCATGTAATGGTTTAGGAAGA GTCACTAACTATCCATTCACATCCACCTGTGGTGTTTGCAGAGGTGTTGGGAAAGTAATTAAG GATTACTGCTTGACATGCAAAGGTTCAGGGGTGGTAGATGGTATGAAACATGTAGAAGTGAATCTCCCAGCAG GAATTGATTCTGGTGATACAATTCATGTACGGGAGGCTGGAGATAGTGGTGGACTTGGCACCGAACATGGAAGTCTATACATCACAATTCAA GTAGCAAATGATCCGGTGTTTACGCGAGATGGTGCTGACATACATGTCGATAGAAAGATAAGCTTCACACAG GCAATGCTTGGTGGAAAAGTTGAAGTACCTACTTTAAATGGGAAAACAGAAGTGAAG ATACCCAAAGGAGTTCAACCAGGTCAAGTTGTAGTTTTAAGGGGAAAAG GATTGCGAAATCTGGCAGGATACTCTGGGGACCAATATGTACGATTCTTAATTCATTTCCCCTC TTTGGTTTATGATGTACTATCTGCAGTGTGGTTACTGAACGTCAACGTGCGCTGCTGGAAGAATTTGCAGTGGAGGAAGCTACAAAAGAACAAAACACTTCTATGGTGGGAAACTG GCTTTATCAGCAGCTCTCTACTGGTTAATACTTACAGGTGGGAGCTAGTCGCAGAAAATATGACAGGACAAAAAGTCATGATCGGAGTCGGCATCCTCATACTGATTCACATGATACTGAGCAAGGCTGTGAGCTAA
- the LOC117852390 gene encoding chaperone protein dnaJ 1, mitochondrial isoform X6: MGRFGWLRHASRSLAFCSGEVAAPRSTWIRPDAPCSFTGIYIGDKYYGRFMLTSSVLSRSFHATGHRCSIDKDYYKILGVPKDASQDDIKKAFHSLAKKYHPDTNKGNTATKRMFQEIRDAYETLRDPSKREQYDMLFSRGSRGDFDGSYHDTFSGSNHDPFTEFHRQNDGHFSSKFYKIFSEVFGQDTDMRANDIKVELNLSFNEAANGCIKKVSFSAKNVCDSCGGRGHLANAKRYVCLSCNGLGRVTNYPFTSTCGVCRGVGKVIKDYCLTCKGSGVVDGMKHVEVNLPAGIDSGDTIHVREAGDSGGLGTEHGSLYITIQVANDPVFTRDGADIHVDRKISFTQAMLGGKVEVPTLNGKTEVKIPKGVQPGQVVVLRGKGLRNLAGYSGDQYFGL, encoded by the exons atgGGCCGGTTCGGGTGGCTCCGGCACGCCTCCAGATCTCTCGCGTTCTGTTCAGGCGAG GTGGCTGCGCCGAGGAGCACATGGATTCGGCCGGATGCGC CTTGCAGCTTTACTGGTATCTATATTGGTGATAAGTACTATGGCCGATTCATGCTGACATCATCTGTATTGAGCAGGAGTTTTCATGCTACAG GTCACCGTTGTTCGATAGATAAAGATTATTACAAAATTCTTGGTGTTCCTAAGGATGCATCGCAGGATGACATCAAGAAGGCTTTTCATTCT CTTGCAAAAAAGTACCATCCGGACACAAATAAAGGCAATACTGCTACAAAAAGGATGTTTCAGGAAATAAGAGATGCATACGAG ACATTACGGGATCCTTCAAAGAGAGAGCAATATGACATG CTATTTTCTAGAGGGTCAAGGGGGGATTTTGATGGATCCTATCATGACACATTCTCAGGATCCAACCATGACCCTTTCACAGAATTCCACAGACAGAATGATGGCCATTTCTCTAGTAAATTCTATAAAATATTTTCTGAG GTTTTTGGACAAGACACAGATATGCGTGCAAATGATATTAAG GTAGAGTTGAATCTATCTTTCAATGAAGCTGCCAACGGGTGCATAAAGAAGGTGTCTTTTAGTGCAAAAAATGTTTGTGATTCATGTG GTGGGAGAGGTCATTTGGCAAATGCAAAGAGATATGTTTGTCTCTCATGTAATGGTTTAGGAAGA GTCACTAACTATCCATTCACATCCACCTGTGGTGTTTGCAGAGGTGTTGGGAAAGTAATTAAG GATTACTGCTTGACATGCAAAGGTTCAGGGGTGGTAGATGGTATGAAACATGTAGAAGTGAATCTCCCAGCAG GAATTGATTCTGGTGATACAATTCATGTACGGGAGGCTGGAGATAGTGGTGGACTTGGCACCGAACATGGAAGTCTATACATCACAATTCAA GTAGCAAATGATCCGGTGTTTACGCGAGATGGTGCTGACATACATGTCGATAGAAAGATAAGCTTCACACAG GCAATGCTTGGTGGAAAAGTTGAAGTACCTACTTTAAATGGGAAAACAGAAGTGAAG ATACCCAAAGGAGTTCAACCAGGTCAAGTTGTAGTTTTAAGGGGAAAAG GATTGCGAAATCTGGCAGGATACTCTGGGGACCAATAT TTTGGTTTATGA